From the genome of Deltaproteobacteria bacterium:
CGCGGCAGGGCAGGTCGACGTCGTCCTCTCGGGCGTGACCGCGACGCCCGAGCGCAGCCAGCGGGTCGCCTTCGTGGGGCCGTACTACCTCTCGGGCAAGGCGATCCTGACACGCTCGGCGCGCCTCGCGCAGCTCGAGGACGCCGCCGCGCTCGACCAGGAGAAGCTCACGCTCGCGGTGCTGAAGGGCTCCACGAGCGAGCAGTTCGTCCGCACACGGCTGCCGAAGGCGAAGCTCGTGACCACCGACGACTACGACGAGGCCGTGAAGCTGCTGCTCGCGGACGAGGTCGCCGCGGTCGTCGCGGATCGCGAGGTCGTCGCGCTCTCGGTCTTCCTGCACCCGAAGGAGCGGCTCGCGTCGACGCGGACCACGCTGACGCTCGAGCCGATCGCGCTCGCCGCCCCTGCCGGCGACCCCTTGCTCGCGCGCTATCTCGACACCGCCCTGAGCACGCTCGAGACGAGCGGCGTGCTGAGCGCGATCCGCGCGCGCTGGCTGGAGCGCGGGGACTGGGTCGAGCAGCTTCCGTAGCAGGCGCCTACGAGCGAGCGGAGGCGGCCCGAGCGCCGCACCGGGAGGTCCTCAGCGCTGGGGGTGCAGGCCGGCCTCGGGCCAGTCCGGGCGCGCGGGAAGGCGGTCGCGCAGCGCCCCCGGCTCGAACCCGGTGTCGAAGTTGCACTTTGCAGGAGACGCGCCGGGCAGGCCCAGGCAGCGCGCGAGGACCTCCTCGCCGGTCGGCTCGTCCTCGTCGCACGTGCCGTAGGAGTCGAGCCACTCGAGGTACTCCTCCACCACGGCCCGCATCTCGAAGGGCGTGAAGTTGCAGTGGCCTGGCGCGCTGCCCCAGATCATCACGTGGTCCTTGCCACCGATCCGGGCCGCGTCGTGGTAGAGCTTCTGGAACTCCGGCAGCGCGATGTAGTCATCCCGGCCCGAGAACGAGAGGATCGGATAGTCCACCCGTCCACCGGGCCCGCGGGTGAAGTCGATCTCCGTGTTCCTCCGCATCTTCGAGCGGCCGGGCCCCCGACGCAGGCGCTCCACGGCCGCCGCAAAGGCGGCGGCTTCCGGCCCGCCCAGGACGCGCGCGTAGTCCGCCGTGGTGTTCCAGCCGGGACGGCGGCCGTGCAGGCGTTCGCGGTCGTGCACGAAGTCCCCCATCGCGAAGACCGAGAAGCCGAGCACGTGCACGACCGGGAAGCCGCCCGTTGGAAAGCGGGTCAGCTCGCGGAACGTCGCGAGCCGCTCGCCCTGCGCCGCAGCCTCCACCGGGTCGCTGCTCGGGAAGAGAACGCCGAGGCAGGTGTTCACGGTCAGCGCGAACTGCAGCTGGTCGGAGGTCGAATGGTTCGGGTCGCCGACGTCCGGGGGGCTCTCGAGCCGGCCGCCCGGCACGTCGTCGCACAGGTAGTCGTACACCAGCCGGATGTCGGTGGCGGTATCCACCGTGGGCAGACCGCCGGCGGAGGCGGAGCAGTACGGGAGTGCGCCGTGGATCCACTTGCCCGGCTCGAGGCGCATCGTGGCGTCCACCGTGACCGCGCCACCGCCCGACGGCCCGGTGACGATCACGCGCTTCGGGCGCCCCGGGCCTCGCCGGCTCCTCATGAAGCGGATCACGTCCTTCAAGTCGAAGCGGCTCTGGAACGCGGCCCAGCCGATCTGGCTGAAGGTCGACGCGGCGACCGCCTTGCCCATCGGCAGGAACTGCTCGAACCCGAGCATCGAGATCTTGTTGCACACTCCCGGCCCGATGCCCGCGCAGTCCGCGTCGACCGTGCATGCCTTCGTGACCTGAGCTCGGCACGCGTTGTGTGGCGCGATCGTGAGCTCGTCGAGCTCGAGGCCGTGGTTCACCAGGAAGAGGTCGCCGTCCCAGTTCTCCGGAACGAGGATGCGGAAGTACGAGCCCCTGGTCCCCTTGCCGAGGTACTCGCGGCAGCCCTCGACCGGGCACTGGGCGCGCGCCGGGCTGGCGAGCAGGAGGACTCCGAAGGCAGCGACCACGAGCCAGGGACGGAATCGCAACGACATGAGGCACCTCGGCGTTTCGAGCCCGGTTCGCGGCCGGTTCGAGCCCGGCTCGAGCCCGGCTCGAGCCCGGTTCGAGGCGGATTCGAGGCGGATTCGAGGCCGGCGGGGCCAGCGCTGGGCGAGGGCGAAGCCCGATTGCACCCTATCACCTCGGGGCCTTTGGGTACAGCGATGTTTTTCTGTATCTTCCGGGCCATGGCGTCCGTGCGCTCCACCCGGTACACGCCCCTCCGGCGCGGGCAGCACAAGCTGAGCCGCGCCGAGGTGGCCGCGTCGCAACGCGGGCGCATGCTCGAGGCCATGGTCGAGGCTGCGGCCGAGCTCGGGTACGCCGGTGCCTCGGTGGCCGAGGTGATCGCTCGCGCCTCGGTCTCGCGCCGGACCTTCTACGAGCAGTTCGCCGACAAGGAGGACTGCTTCTGCGCGGCCTACGACGCGGCGACGCGGATCCTGATCGACGAGCTGCGCGCGGCGCTCGAGCCCCCCGGGTCCCCCGCCGAGCGGGTGGAGCGGATGGTCGGCGCGTACCTCGACCGGGTGGCCGCGGAGCCGGCGGGCGCGAAGGTGTTCCTGATCGAGGCGCTCGCGGCCGGTCCCGTCGTGCTCGCTCGCCGCATGCGGGCACAGGAGACCGTGGCGGAGCTGGTCGCCGCGACGTTCGGAGCGGGGACGGACGCGGCACGTTTCGCGTGCACCGCGCTCGTCCATGCCCTGATCTCGATCGTCACGGCCCACGTCGCCATGCGCCGGATGGCTCGCGTCGGCACGCTGCGCGCCCCGATCGCGCAGCTCGTACGCCAGACGCTGCGGCCCTTCGAGCCGCCCGCGCGCCCGCGCGTGCGCCCCCCGACACGGCGGAGGTCCTAGCCATGGAGACATTCGAGCACCGTGGTGACGCGATTCGCTTCGAGCGGCGGGGGCAGGGCCCGCCGGTGGTGCTCCTGCACAACGGCGGCACGTCCCACGCGATCTGGGACGAGGTCGCCGCTGCCCTCGAGCCGGACCACGAGATCTTTGCGATCGATCTGCTCGGCTACGGCGCCTCCGCGAAGCCTGAGAGCGGCTACACACTGGAGCGCTACATCGAGATCCTCGGCGCCTTCGTCGACGCCCAGCGGCTCGTGCGCCCGAGCCTGGTCGGCAACTGCATGGGGAGCGCCATGTCGCTCGGCCTCGCGGCCCGCCGCCCGCACGACCTGAGCGCGCTGGTGCTCGTGAACCCGCTCACCGCCGCCACCTTCTCGGCTGGCTGGCTCGGCTGGCTGTTGCGCCTGCGCCGGCTCGCCCCCGGCCCTTCGCGGGCGCTCTACCGGCGTCTGGGCGGGCTCCGCCTCGGCCGCTTCCTCGGCACGCAGTCGCTGCGCTTCCAGCTCGGCGCGCGCGGCCGCGCCCGGGGCGTGCAGCGCAGCGAGGAGCTCTGTGCGTGCCAGACCAGCCCCGGCCAGCTCCGCTCGCTGCTCGGCGCGCTCGACGACCTCGAGCACTACGACGCGCTCGATCGCCTCACGCCCGGGCCGGACTTCCCCCCGATCTGCACGATCTGGGGCACCGAGAACAAGGTCCTGTCGGCGCGCGCCGGCCGGCGCCTGAACGCGACGCTGCGCCCACAGCGCGCCGAGTGGCTCGCCGGCTGCGGGCACCTGCCGATGCTGGAGCGCCCCGAGGAGGTCGCGACGATCGTCCGCGAGTTCCTCGCCGAGAGCGCGCGCCCGGCAGCGACGTCGCGCTCGGAGCAGGCGGCCCGCGCGTGATCTTCCCGCAGGACGTGTTCGACGTAGCGGGGCTCGCGCTCGAAGTGGCCCGCAGCGATCCCGAGCGGACAGCGGTCGTGGAGCCGGCGGGGCGTGGAGCGGACGGCAGACGCCGCTATCGCCGCTTCTCCTACGCTCGCCTCTCGGCGGACGTCGAGTCGGTCGCGCCTGGCCTGCGCGAGATGGGTATCCGCGAGCGCACGCGCACGGTCTTCATGGCGCCGCCGAGCTACGAGGCGAGCGTGGCCATGCTCGCGCTCGCGCGCGTCGGCGCCATGACGATCTGGATCGACCCTTCGGTCGGCTACCGCAACGTGGCCGAGCGACTGCGGCGGATCGAGCCCGAGGCCTTCGTCGGGCTGCCGGTCGTCCACCTCGGACGCCTGGTCTTCGGCTGGGGACCCCGGACGCTGCGCAAGCTCGTGGTCGTGAACGGCCGCTTTCCGGGCGCGCGCACGCTGGCGTCGCTGCGCCGGGCGCCGGCGGCGGAGCCGACCCCGGCAGCGGTCGGGCCCGACGATCCCTGCACGATCTTCTACACGACCGGGAGCACCGGGCCCGCGAAGCCCGCGCTCTACCTCCACCGCCACTACGCCCATCTCTACCGCGTCGTGCGCGAGAGCTGGCGTTTCGACGCGACCGCGGGGGTCCCCGTCGACATGGCGATCTTCCCGGCCTTCTCCCTGATCGGCCTGGTCGGCCGTGGAACCATGGTGGTGCCGCCCATCGACTTTGTGCGGGAGACGCCCGCCACGGCCGACCCCGCCGCGCTCCTCGAGGTGATCAACGACTGCGGCGTGCGCTCGTGTTTCGCCTCGCCCGTGCTGCTCGAGAACCTGGCGCGTCACGCCGCCGCCCACGGTATCGAGACGCCGACGCTCGAGCGCGTCATCGGGGGGGGTGCGCCGATCTTCGCCGCCGTGATGGAGGCACTGCGCCGCATGATGGGCGGGCGCGGCGAGGTCTTCGCCAACTACGGAGCAACCGAGGCGCTTCCCTCGACCGAGATCAGCGCGCGCGAGGCGCTCGAGGAGACCTGGGCGAGGACCCGGGAGGGGGCCGGCCTCTGCGTCGGGCGTCCCTTCCGTGGCGTCACGCTGCGCGTGGTGCGGTTGTCGGACGGCCCGATCGCCTCGCTCGAGGACACCGAGACGCTTCCCGCCGGTGAGATCGGCGAGCTGATCGTGCGAAGCGCGCACGTGAGCCCGGCCTACTTCCGCGACGAGGACGCCACCCGCAAGAACAAGGTGACGGGATCGAACGGCGAGATCTGGCACCGGATCGGAGACGCCGGCTACCTCGACGAGGCCGGCCGCTTCTGGTACTGCGGCCGCGTCGGCCAGCGCGTGCGCAGCGCGGAGGGGCCGCTCTTCTCGCTGCAGTGCGAGCCGATCTTCGACGCGCATCCGGCGGTACGGCGGAGCGGGCTCGTCGGCGTTCCGGACGGGGCGTACGAGCGGGCGGTGCTGTGCGTCGAGCGCCGGCCGGAGGCGACCGAAACGCCCGAGGCCACGCTGCGCGCGGAGCTGCTCGCGCTCGCGGCGTCGCGCCCGCTCACCCGGCCGATTCGCGACGTGCTGTTCCCGAAGGCGTTGCCGGTCGATCCGCGGCACAACTCGAAGATCGAGCGCCCCGCCCTGGCGCGCTGGGCGGCGGCGCAACGTCCGAGGTCCTGAACCGCTCCTCCGCCCGGCTGGATCGGCCCCGCCTCGCGCGCGCGAGCGCCACGAGGCCGAGAGCGGCGCCCACGGCGGCGCTGCCGCCCGCCGGCTCGGGAAGCGTGAGCTCGATCGTGCTGACGCTGTACGCGGGCAGGAGGTCGGCCAGGTGGCCGGGGTCGGGCGGCGCGAGCGCACCGGCCGCGACCGGCTCGGCGGCGGCGGCCGTGAGCCGATGGACAATCGCGCTCGCGATCGGGCGGCCGCCCGGGGTCGTCACGGCGAAGCTCGCAGGGAGGGGCGTGCCGGTCTTGTTGATCGCGATCACCACGAGGCGCTCCGGGTCCCCCGAGTCGAGGCTCGCGTAGACGGAGCTGGCGGCGACGTCGCTCGTCGTCGCTCGGATCGATTGGTCACCGAAGTGCGCACCCGCGCCGTCGAAGTCCCGGTACATCCGGAAGGCCGCGCCGATGAACGACTCGTCCTCGGCGAGCGGCCACTCCGCCGCGGCGAACACGCCCTCGCGCCCGAAGATGCCGAGCACGTCCGCCTGGGCGATCCCGCCCGAGATGTGCCCCCCGCCTCCGTAGTTGTACTCGGTGACCGCGAGCTTCATGCCCGGTGCGTGCGTGTCGATCTTGTCGCGCAGGCGCGGCAGCAGGCGGACCGGGCCGAGGGTCGAGTACTCGGTGATCCAGCTCGTCTCCGTGTAGCTCGGGTCCCACAGCGAGCGCGGCGCCTGCAGGCGCGCGGCCACCACCGCTGCGCTCGTGTCGCTGCCGGTGACGCGCACGCCCCCGCCCTGCGCCTCGGGATACCAGTGCACGTCGAGCACGTCGACGAGCGGCGCGCCGAAGCCTTGCGACGCCTCCGCCACCGCCGCCAGCCAGACCTCCTGGAAGTCGCGGCCCGCGGCGTCGGGCGCGTCCTGCAGGGTCAGGTACCCGTGCCAGCCGTAGTTCACGGGGCCGAAGACGAGCGCCTGCGGGCTCACGGCCTTGACCGCGGACGCGAAGGCGATCGTGCGCTGCACGAGCTCCGCGTAGGTGAGCGGGTCGGGGTGGATGCGCACGTGGGTGCTCGACCAGAGGTCGGGCTCGTTGTCGAGGGAGTAGAAGACGGGGTGCGCAGGGTCGTAGGCGCCGGGGAAGCTCTGCGCGACCCAGTGCACGAACTCGTCCTGGTAGACGAAGCCGTCACCCGCGTCCGGCGCCAGCGCGAAGGGGGCGCCCTTGGCGGGTAGCGACTGCCGGAAGCGGGTCTGCAGGTAGTCCGGCGTCTGGGCGACGTCGCCGCCGCCCTGCTTGTCGGCGGCGACGTAGCCCGCGATCGGCACCGTCACCAGGATCCCGGCGCCCCGCTCGCGCGCGGCCGCGATCGACGGGCGCACCGCCTCGCCGGGCGCGTCGCTCGCCGAGAGCAGGCCGTCGTTCTGGTTCAGCCAGTCGGTCCCCGCGTTCGATGCGTTGTTCTCCCAGTTGTAGGCGGTCCAGCGGTTGCCACCGAGCCGCGTCAGGGTGGCCGCGGCGAAGGCACCCTCGAGGGGGCGGTTCACGCCGTACACGAAGGGCGAGATCGGCGCGACGTCCTGGGTCGCGTCGACGAGGAACGAGACGTCGGCCGCGGCCGGTGCCGCAAGGCCCGCAACGAGCAGCCAGGGCGCGATCCGCATGCAACTCCTCTCGGCCCGGCGGGCCGCTGCTCTCATCGGCACGCCGCGAGCGGGACCCGAGCCCGCGGGTGCCGCGGCGCACGCGGGCTTCCCCGTCGCTCGCGATGCCCTCGCGCTGGGGCTCCGCGCGACGGGCCGCTCGACGATCCCCGCGATCCGCGCGACCCTCGATCGCCGGGCCGCCCGCCGCCGGGCCACCGGGAGGACGAGCCGGATGAGCGAGATCCCCGTGGTCGAGCTTCGCGGGACCCCGCGTGAGATCGGCCGCGGCCACGGCGAGGCGCTCCGCGACCGGATCGCTTCGACGCTCGGCATCTACTCGATCGCGCTCGCGCGCAGCGACGCCGAGCTGCGCGCCGCGGGCGCTGCCGTCGCGCTGCGGATCCGCGCCTTCTCGCCCGAGCTCGCCGACGAGATCGAGGGCATCGCCGAGGGCGCGCGCGTCGAGCCGTATCGGATCCACGTCCTCAACGCCCGCAGCGAGCTCATGGCGGGCGTCTCCGATGGCTGCACGGCGCTCTTCGCTCCGCGCGCCGGGGTGCTCGGGCAGAACTGGGACTGGCTCGCCCTGCTCGAGCCCCTCGTCGCCGTGCTGCGGATCGAGACGCGCGACGGGATGCGGCTCGCCACGCTTACCGAGCCCGGGATCGTCGGGAAGATCGGCTGCAACTCGGCGGGGATCGGGGTGTGCCTGAACTTCGTCTACGCGCCGGGCCCGCTCGACGGCGTCCCCGTGCACGTCGTGCTCCGGGACCTCCTCCACCAGCACGATCTCGCCGCCGCTCGCAAGCGCGCCGACGACGCCGGGATGGGCCGTGCGGCGAACGTCCTCGTCGGGAGCGCGCACGACGGCGGCTTCGACGTCACCTGGCTCGGCCGGCGCCGGCTGTGGACGCCGATCCGCGACCTCCCCTTCGCGCACACCAACCACGTCGGCGCGGACGCTTCGACCGGCGGCCCGTTCTTCGAGAACTCGTGCGCACGGCTCGAGCGGGCCCGCGCGCTCGAACGAGGCGTCGGTTCCTTCGACGATCTGCTCGGCTTCCTCGCCGATCGCGCCGACGCGAAGCATCCGATCTGCCGCGCCTACGCGCCGCTCGATCGGGTGCCGGGAGTCACC
Proteins encoded in this window:
- a CDS encoding TetR/AcrR family transcriptional regulator, with translation MASVRSTRYTPLRRGQHKLSRAEVAASQRGRMLEAMVEAAAELGYAGASVAEVIARASVSRRTFYEQFADKEDCFCAAYDAATRILIDELRAALEPPGSPAERVERMVGAYLDRVAAEPAGAKVFLIEALAAGPVVLARRMRAQETVAELVAATFGAGTDAARFACTALVHALISIVTAHVAMRRMARVGTLRAPIAQLVRQTLRPFEPPARPRVRPPTRRRS
- a CDS encoding transporter substrate-binding domain-containing protein — encoded protein: MARSVAVRFGILAFAVCALGLGPAAGPAGAEDATGSPGLARIASSGTLRVGMSGSQPPLNFASKGGETVGLEVDLANALADLMGADLQIVRKPFAELLGALAAGQVDVVLSGVTATPERSQRVAFVGPYYLSGKAILTRSARLAQLEDAAALDQEKLTLAVLKGSTSEQFVRTRLPKAKLVTTDDYDEAVKLLLADEVAAVVADREVVALSVFLHPKERLASTRTTLTLEPIALAAPAGDPLLARYLDTALSTLETSGVLSAIRARWLERGDWVEQLP
- a CDS encoding C45 family autoproteolytic acyltransferase/hydrolase, with protein sequence MSEIPVVELRGTPREIGRGHGEALRDRIASTLGIYSIALARSDAELRAAGAAVALRIRAFSPELADEIEGIAEGARVEPYRIHVLNARSELMAGVSDGCTALFAPRAGVLGQNWDWLALLEPLVAVLRIETRDGMRLATLTEPGIVGKIGCNSAGIGVCLNFVYAPGPLDGVPVHVVLRDLLHQHDLAAARKRADDAGMGRAANVLVGSAHDGGFDVTWLGRRRLWTPIRDLPFAHTNHVGADASTGGPFFENSCARLERARALERGVGSFDDLLGFLADRADAKHPICRAYAPLDRVPGVTVGTVATVAMELRERRLHVRRGPDPEAPLRTIETAAGA
- a CDS encoding alpha/beta hydrolase, which gives rise to METFEHRGDAIRFERRGQGPPVVLLHNGGTSHAIWDEVAAALEPDHEIFAIDLLGYGASAKPESGYTLERYIEILGAFVDAQRLVRPSLVGNCMGSAMSLGLAARRPHDLSALVLVNPLTAATFSAGWLGWLLRLRRLAPGPSRALYRRLGGLRLGRFLGTQSLRFQLGARGRARGVQRSEELCACQTSPGQLRSLLGALDDLEHYDALDRLTPGPDFPPICTIWGTENKVLSARAGRRLNATLRPQRAEWLAGCGHLPMLERPEEVATIVREFLAESARPAATSRSEQAARA
- a CDS encoding fatty acid CoA ligase family protein, whose product is MIFPQDVFDVAGLALEVARSDPERTAVVEPAGRGADGRRRYRRFSYARLSADVESVAPGLREMGIRERTRTVFMAPPSYEASVAMLALARVGAMTIWIDPSVGYRNVAERLRRIEPEAFVGLPVVHLGRLVFGWGPRTLRKLVVVNGRFPGARTLASLRRAPAAEPTPAAVGPDDPCTIFYTTGSTGPAKPALYLHRHYAHLYRVVRESWRFDATAGVPVDMAIFPAFSLIGLVGRGTMVVPPIDFVRETPATADPAALLEVINDCGVRSCFASPVLLENLARHAAAHGIETPTLERVIGGGAPIFAAVMEALRRMMGGRGEVFANYGATEALPSTEISAREALEETWARTREGAGLCVGRPFRGVTLRVVRLSDGPIASLEDTETLPAGEIGELIVRSAHVSPAYFRDEDATRKNKVTGSNGEIWHRIGDAGYLDEAGRFWYCGRVGQRVRSAEGPLFSLQCEPIFDAHPAVRRSGLVGVPDGAYERAVLCVERRPEATETPEATLRAELLALAASRPLTRPIRDVLFPKALPVDPRHNSKIERPALARWAAAQRPRS